In the genome of Nitrospira japonica, one region contains:
- a CDS encoding RNA polymerase sigma factor, whose product MINLTCNEIERLFHEHRFELTRRLCRMVRCEQTAADLAQETYLRLVNLGQTTSVTYPRALLFRTATNLAIDYLRKGKSERQHGETLDHAADVPSSAPSAERAMYDKQRLRVFSRAIDSLPHRSREAFLLHRVHERPYRDIASHLGVSESAVEKLIMRALLHCRTFLRQNDAD is encoded by the coding sequence ATGATAAACCTGACCTGTAACGAGATTGAACGTTTGTTCCACGAACACCGGTTCGAATTGACCAGACGCCTGTGTCGGATGGTGCGGTGCGAACAGACCGCGGCGGATTTGGCCCAGGAGACGTATTTGCGATTGGTCAACCTGGGGCAGACGACATCCGTTACATATCCGCGGGCGTTGCTCTTTCGAACCGCGACGAATCTTGCCATCGACTATCTCCGAAAGGGAAAGTCAGAGCGGCAGCATGGCGAAACGTTGGATCATGCGGCCGATGTGCCGTCTAGCGCGCCGTCAGCGGAGCGGGCTATGTATGACAAACAACGACTTCGAGTATTTTCTCGGGCGATCGATTCTCTTCCTCACCGCTCCCGGGAGGCCTTTCTCCTTCACCGCGTTCATGAGCGTCCATACCGAGACATTGCCTCTCATCTCGGCGTCTCAGAAAGCGCGGTGGAAAAGCTGATCATGCGGGCGCTCCTCCATTGTCGAACATTCCTGCGGCAAAATGATGCTGACTGA
- a CDS encoding DUF3325 domain-containing protein, with translation MRVMEIALCYNGMLALCLAKPKHYRQLFRALPANTTGWSLRVLGWLAVTGAFVCAVGQNGWSLGPVEWIGTIGVMGLILIFLQPFRPQAAALLGGLFLILAVIDAAN, from the coding sequence ATGAGGGTCATGGAGATTGCCCTATGCTACAACGGGATGCTGGCGCTGTGCCTTGCCAAACCCAAGCACTATCGGCAACTTTTTAGGGCGTTACCTGCGAATACCACCGGGTGGTCCTTAAGAGTTCTGGGTTGGTTAGCCGTGACGGGGGCTTTTGTTTGCGCAGTGGGTCAGAATGGTTGGTCGCTTGGTCCGGTTGAGTGGATAGGTACCATCGGTGTGATGGGGCTCATACTTATTTTCTTGCAGCCATTCAGACCGCAAGCGGCGGCGCTACTGGGTGGACTATTTCTGATTCTTGCAGTAATCGATGCTGCAAATTGA
- a CDS encoding PepSY-associated TM helix domain-containing protein, with the protein MKDSFTQSMDWLHTWAGLVFGWLLFAIFLTGTLTVFDKEITYWMQPELHGVRPSPVNLQAAGDQLARLAPRAEEWWIELPHFRTPEVTISWQNPGEKDQGQRKLDPGTGEILTVRDTRGGDFFYRFHYQLHLERLGTWIVGAAALVMLVTLIAGIVIHRRIFKDFFTFRPEASYHRSWLDAHNATGVLLLPFHFVITFTGLVIFWMIYVPGGVDALYGGAFEEMLVEVEERLDRQRADVPAPLNSLAALERQARTHWNGGTTEWVQVKHPGDVHALVDVMRRADDRLALISDRVTFDGTTGEVLKVWKGGKPAFLTYSVLIGLHYLWFDHLTIRWLYFLMGLTGSATIATGLLLWLIKRKEQHAENHKTHRIVEILNVAVIAGLPVAIAGFFWGNRLWPWDLPERATWEMRTFFLLWILCGVHGLLRRDSLRAWKEQLTVAALLFVLLPLLNLMTTSSHIFVTLPAGNWRLASVDLVCFITGTLLFGIAWRTVKASRSLPQAISTPMTEAGHG; encoded by the coding sequence ATGAAAGACAGTTTCACGCAATCAATGGATTGGCTGCACACGTGGGCGGGGCTCGTGTTCGGCTGGCTCTTGTTCGCCATCTTCTTGACTGGGACGCTTACCGTTTTCGACAAAGAAATTACCTACTGGATGCAGCCGGAATTGCATGGAGTAAGGCCCTCGCCGGTTAATCTACAGGCCGCTGGTGATCAGCTTGCCCGCCTTGCTCCGCGGGCGGAGGAATGGTGGATTGAACTGCCGCATTTCAGAACGCCCGAAGTGACGATCTCCTGGCAGAATCCGGGAGAGAAGGATCAAGGGCAGCGGAAGCTCGATCCGGGAACCGGCGAGATCTTGACTGTCCGTGATACGCGGGGCGGCGACTTTTTCTATCGATTCCACTATCAGCTACATCTGGAACGACTGGGGACGTGGATCGTGGGCGCCGCTGCCCTGGTGATGTTGGTTACCCTCATTGCCGGCATCGTGATTCATCGCCGAATCTTCAAGGATTTTTTTACCTTTCGGCCCGAAGCCTCGTATCATCGGTCATGGCTTGATGCGCACAATGCCACAGGCGTCCTGTTGCTCCCATTCCACTTCGTAATTACATTCACGGGACTCGTTATCTTTTGGATGATCTACGTGCCTGGCGGTGTAGACGCATTGTATGGCGGTGCATTTGAGGAAATGTTGGTAGAGGTCGAGGAACGTCTCGATCGCCAGCGTGCGGACGTGCCGGCTCCGTTGAACTCACTCGCCGCACTCGAACGGCAAGCAAGAACCCATTGGAATGGAGGTACGACTGAATGGGTCCAGGTGAAACATCCGGGAGACGTTCACGCCCTGGTAGATGTGATGCGCCGTGCAGACGATCGCCTGGCCTTGATCTCCGATCGCGTGACATTTGACGGAACAACCGGCGAAGTTCTCAAAGTATGGAAAGGGGGGAAACCGGCCTTCCTGACCTATTCGGTTCTCATCGGGCTTCACTACCTGTGGTTTGACCATCTCACGATTCGATGGCTCTATTTTCTTATGGGGTTAACCGGAAGCGCTACAATAGCCACGGGTTTACTCTTGTGGCTTATCAAGCGGAAGGAGCAGCATGCTGAAAATCATAAAACCCATCGAATCGTCGAAATCCTCAATGTTGCCGTAATCGCGGGGTTGCCCGTGGCTATCGCTGGATTCTTTTGGGGTAACAGATTGTGGCCTTGGGATTTGCCGGAGCGAGCGACTTGGGAAATGCGCACGTTCTTCCTCTTGTGGATCCTCTGTGGTGTGCATGGGTTGTTGAGACGAGACAGTTTGCGGGCTTGGAAGGAACAGTTGACCGTTGCGGCCCTGCTCTTTGTCCTTCTGCCGCTGCTGAATCTGATGACTACAAGCAGTCATATATTCGTCACCTTGCCAGCCGGGAATTGGCGGTTAGCCAGCGTGGATCTTGTCTGTTTCATCACTGGTACGCTGTTGTTTGGGATCGCTTGGCGTACCGTAAAAGCGTCTAGGTCACTACCGCAGGCGATATCCACTCCGATGACAGAAGCGGGGCACGGATGA
- a CDS encoding redoxin domain-containing protein, with translation MRLNATNMLDFRAPALIGGQLTYLSGRQFVGRVVVICFLPDQGIIAAAETLDEQADRFRRIDVDLLIVGSDACLHYQVWHEREKRHRATVLADPRRRLHRMFGVTASSAASRCATFLVDEDGIVRLRWRHDFSPGDLQAIRNLIVLNRLSVGKAGEAWASQADSRREFLSV, from the coding sequence ATGAGGCTCAATGCGACAAACATGTTGGATTTTCGTGCGCCGGCCTTGATTGGCGGCCAACTGACGTATTTATCCGGGAGGCAGTTCGTTGGCCGTGTGGTCGTAATATGCTTCCTGCCCGACCAGGGAATCATTGCCGCGGCAGAGACGCTGGATGAACAGGCCGATCGATTCCGACGAATCGACGTCGATTTATTGATTGTGGGGTCCGACGCCTGTCTTCACTATCAGGTATGGCACGAGCGAGAAAAACGGCATCGGGCGACCGTGCTCGCCGATCCGCGCCGTCGACTCCATCGGATGTTTGGTGTGACCGCAAGTTCAGCGGCCTCTCGATGCGCGACATTCCTCGTGGATGAAGACGGAATTGTGCGATTGCGCTGGCGCCATGATTTTTCTCCCGGTGATCTGCAGGCTATCCGGAATCTCATCGTGCTGAATCGGCTCTCTGTCGGAAAGGCAGGGGAGGCTTGGGCTTCACAGGCGGATTCTCGTAGGGAATTCCTTTCCGTGTAG
- a CDS encoding sirohydrochlorin chelatase yields the protein MPASKHLQSWDIAVRSIPHVLAEAGKKRLLCAQRVSRAISQLFPVLRIVVCVFVLLLDGAFAFAGSDRTGFLMVSADRGFLGNQETQAAFTEFRKVYPPAVLALVGRDYNGIGSEYSAYLIKALRELKEAGVTQVVGIPLFVSEADPVLQKVIVGMSAYEVPGTIRWAAPMADSYLIKQIVLDRVEKISKDSEEERLFIVGVGAVDGASERIMKRDLEKLVSYISERKSFKEATAVIYYDRDAPESDARNRTADELIMQAAAHKGSTVVIPATLGPKFDYSMTLTNWIGQRFKGLDVVYGGEELMPHPNIVLWLKRIANQYTAALPNEIGIVIMPHGATQPWNDAVERLVEPLRARYDLEMAFGMADPRVIQGAVTRLEERGIRRIVFVRLYALSHHMKESTDYILGLTDTIPSHMANHVATTQVRSAVLFAGFGGYEESARVADILHERVLEVSEDPSSETVVLLAHGEKTDTGNIRWLQAMEANIERLKKESHCSKLKSIRAATVQEDWPELREKAVGEIRNIIQEESKHSRVLVIANRLYGAGPYKKLLTGLDYALNDRGLAHPLLSRWLEEEVEKTAAALASPLLSVKHEAVR from the coding sequence ATGCCAGCTTCAAAACACCTACAGTCATGGGACATCGCAGTCCGTTCTATCCCGCATGTCTTGGCTGAAGCAGGGAAGAAGAGGCTCCTGTGCGCACAGCGCGTGTCACGCGCTATCAGCCAGCTGTTTCCGGTGTTGCGCATTGTTGTCTGTGTTTTCGTGCTGCTGTTGGACGGTGCTTTTGCATTTGCAGGGAGTGATCGGACGGGGTTCCTCATGGTATCGGCTGATCGAGGTTTCCTAGGGAATCAGGAAACTCAGGCAGCTTTTACAGAGTTTAGAAAAGTATACCCACCCGCGGTATTGGCACTGGTGGGGCGTGACTATAACGGAATTGGGAGCGAGTACTCGGCCTACCTGATCAAGGCGTTGCGGGAACTCAAGGAGGCAGGCGTGACTCAAGTAGTCGGCATTCCCCTGTTCGTTTCTGAAGCGGATCCCGTATTGCAGAAGGTCATTGTCGGCATGTCGGCATATGAAGTGCCGGGAACCATTCGCTGGGCTGCACCGATGGCCGACAGCTATCTCATTAAACAGATCGTACTGGATCGTGTGGAAAAGATCAGTAAGGACTCAGAGGAAGAAAGACTGTTCATCGTAGGTGTTGGTGCAGTCGATGGGGCATCTGAACGCATTATGAAGCGAGACTTAGAAAAGCTCGTCTCCTATATCTCTGAAAGAAAATCATTCAAAGAAGCGACGGCCGTAATCTACTACGATAGGGATGCGCCAGAATCTGACGCGAGAAACCGCACGGCTGATGAACTAATTATGCAGGCTGCGGCACACAAAGGAAGCACGGTGGTCATCCCTGCGACACTCGGCCCAAAGTTTGATTACAGCATGACGCTTACCAACTGGATTGGTCAAAGATTCAAAGGGCTGGATGTCGTCTATGGCGGCGAAGAGCTCATGCCACATCCCAATATCGTGCTTTGGCTCAAAAGGATCGCCAATCAATACACCGCCGCCTTACCAAATGAAATTGGCATCGTCATCATGCCGCATGGCGCGACGCAGCCCTGGAATGATGCCGTCGAACGGCTCGTTGAACCATTGCGCGCCCGTTACGATCTCGAAATGGCATTTGGAATGGCGGATCCAAGGGTGATCCAAGGGGCGGTGACGCGCCTGGAAGAACGGGGAATCAGGCGAATTGTCTTTGTGCGCCTGTACGCACTTTCTCATCATATGAAGGAAAGCACTGACTACATCCTGGGACTGACGGATACCATCCCGAGTCATATGGCGAACCACGTGGCCACAACCCAGGTGCGCAGCGCCGTGCTGTTTGCAGGATTTGGAGGCTATGAAGAGTCGGCACGCGTTGCAGACATCCTGCATGAACGCGTGCTGGAAGTCAGTGAAGATCCTTCGAGCGAGACGGTTGTACTCCTTGCCCACGGAGAAAAAACTGATACCGGCAATATCCGATGGTTGCAGGCGATGGAGGCAAACATCGAGCGTCTCAAGAAAGAGTCTCATTGCAGCAAATTGAAATCAATTCGAGCGGCGACGGTGCAGGAGGATTGGCCTGAGTTGCGCGAGAAAGCAGTAGGCGAGATCAGGAATATTATCCAGGAAGAATCCAAGCACAGCCGTGTGCTGGTAATCGCAAATCGTCTTTATGGCGCAGGTCCTTATAAGAAGCTGCTGACTGGTTTGGACTACGCTCTCAACGATAGGGGGCTGGCACATCCACTGCTCAGTCGCTGGCTCGAAGAGGAAGTTGAGAAAACTGCTGCTGCCCTGGCATCTCCGCTGCTAAGTGTCAAACACGAGGCGGTCAGGTAG
- a CDS encoding ZIP family metal transporter: MLELISLGAVAGLIPIYLGIVAALVLGRVLPRAWEAGLIGVATGVLLYLFFDLMHESVELTGARDIMSWAVFLGGLGVSLVGLVWLESSQIFGSNQASRVLSLPYMIALGMGFHNLGEGLAIGASYASGQWTLSMLLVAGFALHNGTEGFGIVGAAGKTPLNGKDIFLLGLLAGAPTCLGTLLSGQGVSSYLSILFYTLAAGSLLYVILSLTAISYTATRRLQTSVGILLGISLMFVTSMLLTLVSGIRS, from the coding sequence ATGCTTGAATTGATTTCTTTAGGTGCGGTTGCCGGACTCATTCCCATCTATCTCGGCATTGTTGCGGCGTTGGTGCTGGGACGGGTATTGCCTCGTGCTTGGGAGGCGGGGCTGATCGGCGTAGCCACCGGAGTTCTGCTGTATTTGTTTTTTGACCTGATGCATGAGTCTGTCGAGCTTACCGGGGCGCGAGATATCATGTCATGGGCCGTGTTTCTAGGTGGCTTAGGTGTGAGCCTTGTCGGGTTAGTCTGGCTTGAGTCGAGTCAAATATTCGGTAGCAATCAGGCAAGCAGAGTTCTTTCCCTTCCATACATGATCGCATTGGGGATGGGCTTTCACAATCTGGGTGAGGGATTGGCAATAGGAGCCAGTTATGCCAGCGGACAATGGACATTAAGTATGCTGCTAGTAGCCGGCTTTGCTTTGCACAACGGTACGGAAGGATTTGGCATTGTCGGTGCTGCAGGAAAGACCCCTCTTAACGGAAAAGACATCTTTCTTCTTGGGTTGCTGGCCGGGGCACCGACGTGTTTGGGGACGTTGTTAAGCGGGCAGGGGGTCTCCTCCTATTTGTCCATATTGTTTTACACGCTGGCGGCCGGGTCCTTGTTGTATGTGATTCTCTCGCTGACAGCGATTTCCTATACTGCTACTCGTCGGCTTCAGACATCCGTAGGCATCCTTCTTGGGATCAGCCTCATGTTTGTGACCTCTATGTTGCTCACACTGGTGAGTGGCATCCGTTCCTGA